One window of Lepeophtheirus salmonis chromosome Z, UVic_Lsal_1.4, whole genome shotgun sequence genomic DNA carries:
- the LOC121130266 gene encoding endoplasmic reticulum-Golgi intermediate compartment protein 2, producing MVLRQRRKIRTLDKIVKELDAFPKVPETYVEKTASGAAISIITTILVIVLLCSETSYFMDPGINFRFIPDTDFKSKLEINVDITIATPCKAIGADVLDVTNNNAFKFGTLKEEDTWFDLDRVQRQHFEAIRTFNKYLREEYHAIQNLLWKSGSLSLYGELPPRRVIPDEPHDACRIHGSLTLNKVAGNFHISPGKTLPLFRAHVHFATFGGDEVYNFTHRIDRFSFGTPHGGIVQPLEGEEKIAMQDSMHYQYLIQVVPTDIQGYTDLIWSTYQYSVKEHKRATKERGSGDTPGIYFKYDMSALKVLASQDREPIFKFLVRLLAAVGGLIATSQIVCVFIKSMIEKICCKLSETKKEVEKTDQLLSSTVNQI from the exons ATGGTCCTGAGACAAAGACGAAAGATCCGAACTCTTGATAAAATCGTCAAGGAATTAGATGCCTTTCCTAAAGTTCCTGAGACGTATGTAGAAAAGACAGCCTCAGGGGCGGCCATTTCTATAATCACGACGATCCTTGTCATTGTGCTTCTTTGTTCCGAGACTTCCTATTTTATGGATCCAGGGATTAATTTTAGATTCATTCCAGACACAGACTTTAAATCCAAGCTTGAAATCAATGTGGATATCACAATTGCCACTCCTTGCAAAG CCATTGGAGCGGATGTTTTGGACGTTACAAACAATAATGCATTCAAATTTGGCACTTTGAAGGAAGAAGACACCTGGTTCGATCTGGATCGAGTTCAACGACAACACTTTGAAGCTATTCGGACCTTTAATAAGTATCTCCGTGAAGAATATCACGCCATTCAGAATCTCTTATGGAAGTCAGGTTCTTTATCTCTCTATGGCGAGCTACCTCCACGTAGAGTCATCCCAGATGAACCTCATGACGCATGTCGAATCCATGGATCTCTAACACTCAACAAAGTGGCTGGTAATTTCCATATCAGTCCGGGTAAGACCCTTCCCCTCTTTAGGGCACATGTTCACTTTGCAACTTTTGGAGGAGATGAAGTCTATAATTTTACACATCGCATTGATCGCTTTTCTTTTGGAACCCCGCATGGAGGTATTGTTCAGCCTCTAGAAGGCGAAGAAAAGATAGCTATGCAAG ATTCAATGCACTACCAATATCTAATACAAGTCGTCCCTACGGACATTCAAGGCTATACCGATCTCATATGGTCAACCTATCAATACTCTGTCAAAGAGCACAAAAGAGCAACTAAAGAAAGGGGTTCTGGAGACACACCcggaatatatttcaaatatgatatgtCAGCATTAAAAGTCTTGGCTTCCCAAGACAGAGAGcctatattcaaatttcttgttAGACTTCTGGCTGCTGTAGGAGGACTCATCGCAACGTCCCAAATagtttgtgtttttattaaaagcatGATAGAGAAAATTTGCTGTAAATTGAGTGAGACTAAGAAGGAGGTGGAAAAGACGGATCAGCTGCTCTCATCAACCGTAAACCAAATATAA
- the Stt3A gene encoding dolichyl-diphosphooligosaccharide--protein glycosyltransferase subunit STT3A, producing the protein MGGIPYKPILVGRFSIQKQESLLKLLILSLAGILAFLIRLFSVLRYESIIHEFDPYFNYRSTKFLSEEGFYAFHNWFDDRAWYPLGRIIGGTIYPGLMVTSASIYHFLSFLNVTLEIRNICVFLAPLFSSFTVVATYLLTSELHSTGAGLTAAAFISIVPGYISRSVAGSYDNEGIAIFCMLFTYYLWIKSVKTGKIYWAALCSVAYFYMVSSWGGYVFLINLIPIHVFILMICGRFSHRIYVAYCTVYTLGTLLSMQISFVGFQPVQTSEHMISLGVFGLCQILSFVEYLKSSMKSEHFTVLFKALMTVITLIVGVCLGILTLSGKVAPWTGRFYSLLDPSYAKNNIPIIASVSEHQPTSWSSFYFDLQILTILFPAGIYFCFSKLTDHNIFIILYGITSVYFAGVMVRLMLVLAPVMCILSGIAISSSLSTYMKYLDSSSAVSSSSTASSGASSHKSKSSGKHHRSHDSSQKSSDSSQKELVATCFISMILFFLITYAFHCVWATSEAYSSPSIVLSARSHDGSRVIFDDFRESYWWLRMNTPEDAKIMSWWDYGYQITAMANRTILVDNNTWNNTHISRVGQAMASTEENAFKIMKELDVDYVLVIFGGLIGYSSDDINKFLWMIRIGGSTPEGKHIKEWDYYTPSGEFRVDGEGSQILLNSMMYKMCYYRFGQVYTEGGKPPGYDRVRNAEIGNKDFELDVLEEAYTSEHWLVRIYKVKDLPNRGL; encoded by the exons ATGGGAGGGATTCCTTATAAACCCATTCTGGTTGGAAGATTCAGTATTCAGAAGCAGGAATCATTACTCAAATTGCTCATTTTGTCCCTTGCCGGTATTTTAG CCTTTTTGATTCGTCTCTTCTCTGTCTTGCGCTACGAGAGCATCATCCATGAGTTTGATCCATACTTTAATTACAGAAGCACCAAGTTTCTGAGCGAAGAGGGGTTCTATGCCTTTCACAATTGGTTCGATGACCGTGCCTGGTACCCCCTGGGTAGGATTATTGGTGGCACCATTTATCCGGGCCTTATGGTCACGTCTGCCTCCATTTATCactttttgtcctttttgaaCGTGACTCTGGAAATTCGCAACATCTGTGTTTTCCTTGCTCCCCTCTTTTCCAGCTTTACCGTTGTGGCCACATATCTTCTCACTTCGGAGCTTCATTCAACAGGTGCGGGCCTCACTGCAGCAGCCTTCATATCTATTGTTCCAGGATACATATCTCGCTCTGTTGCGGGGTCCTATGATAATGAAGGGATTGCTATTTTCTGCATGCTTTTTACGTATTATCTCTGGATCAAAAGTGTCAAAACGGGGAAAATCTACTGGGCTGCACTCTGCTCCGTGGCCTATTTCTACATGGTTTCCTCATGGGGTGGCTACGTTTTTCTCATCAATCTCATTCCTATCCATGTATTTATTCTCATGATTTGTGGAAGATTCTCTCATCGCATTTATGTGGCTTATTGTACTGTTTATACATTGGGAACCCTTCTCTCAATGCAAATCTCATTTGTTGGCTTCCAACCCGTTCAAACATCGGAGCATatgatt TCTTTGGGAGTATTTGGACTCTGTCAAATCCTATCTTTCGTCGAATATTTAAAATCCAGTATGAAATCAGAACACTTTACAGTTCTTTTTAAAGCATTGATGACCGTCATAACTCTAATTGTTGGCGTATGTCTTGGAATTTTGACTTTATCCGGAAAAGTAGCTCCATGGACAGGAAGATTTTATTCACTCTTGGATCCATCCTATGCCAAAAACAACATCCCTATTATAGCTTCAGTGTCAGAGCATCAACCTACATCCTGGTCTTCGTTTTATTTTGATCTTCAAATATTGACGATTCTATTCCCTGCTGGGATCTACTTTTGTTTCTCCAAGCTTACGGATCATAacatctttataattttatacggAATAACATCAGTTTATTTTGCT GGTGTAATGGTACGCTTAATGTTGGTCTTAGCTCCCGTGATGTGCATACTATCGGGAATTGCCATATCTTCTTCCTTGAGTACATACATGAAATATTTAGACTCCTCCAGTGCAGTCTCATCATCTTCTACTGCTTCTTCTGGAGCATCAAGTCATAAGAGCAAAAGTTCAGGGAAGCATCACCGCTCCCATGATTCCTCCCAAAAAAGTAGCGACTCATCCCAAAAGGAATTGGTTGCCACTTGTTTTATCtccatgatattattttttctcataaccTATGCCTTTCACTGCGTTTGGGCTACTTCTGAAGCTTACTCCAGCCCGAGTATTGTACTATCGGCTAGATCTCACGATGGATCCAGAGTTATTTTTGATGACTTTAGAGAGTCTTACTGGTGGTTGAGAATGAACACTCCTGAAGACGCCAAGATAATGTCTTGGTGGGATTATGGCTATCAAATTACAGCCATGGCAAATAGGACTATCCTTGTCGATAATAATACGTGGAATAATACTCACATTTCTCGAGTTGGACAGGCTATGGCCTCTACTGaagaaaatgcatttaaaatcaTGAAGGAGCTTGATGTTGACTATGTCCTTGTTATCTTTGGAGGTCTGATTGGCTATTCCTCCGACG ACATCAACAAGTTTCTATGGATGATTCGAATAGGAGGTAGCACTCCTGAAGGGAAACATATTAAAGAGTGGGACTATTACACACCCTCTGGAGAATTTAGAGTTGATGGAGAAGGAAGTCAGATTCTACTCAACAGTATGATGTATAAGATGTGCTACTACCGTTTTGGCCAAGTCTATACTGAAGGAG GGAAACCCCCTGGTTACGACAGAGTTAGGAATGCCGAAATTGGTAATAAGGACTTTGAGCTTGACGTCTTAGAAGAGGCATATACATCAGAGCACTGGCTTGTTCGGATATACAAAGTTAAAGATTTGCCAAATAGGGGATTATAA
- the LOC121130276 gene encoding polycomb protein EED, with translation MVSEKRGRYAEASDSDDTDDSLDSGPLTRKRGAALASNGSMSRKGRKKCSSSQNNSFTGGRKLNYKCMGHWREDHQQPIFGVAMNHHLDDPRVFATVGNNRVTVYEALSNGDVKLLQSYADPDADENFYSVAWSYDPSDGKPLLAAAGSRGIIRVFSPATMNCLKHYVGHGQCINELKFHPKDPCLLLSVSKDHNLRLWNIKTDHCIAIFGGVEGHRDEVLSADFDRSGEYIMSCGMDHSLKLWDFNTDHLKKAVKLSYTHNTQKLKKNFPTELCHFPLFSTRDIHRNYVDCCRWFGNFILSKSCENTIVCWKPGPLDSISIKPINNKVSIIHKFDFKDNDIWFVRFSMDADQNLLALGNQVGKTYIWDLDVEDPSSTKFTVLSHPKCNVAIRQTSFSKDGDICICGCDDGTIWRWDRQNSV, from the coding sequence ATGGTGAGTGAGAAGCGGGGTCGATATGCAGAGGCATCTGATAGTGACGACACGGATGATTCCCTGGACTCAGGACCTCTAACCCGTAAAAGGGGCGCCGCCCTGGCCAGTAACGGTTCCATGAGCCGTAAAGGCCGAAAGAAGTGCAGTAGTAGCCAAAACAATAGTTTCACCGGTGGACGTAAATTGAACTACAAATGTATGGGTCATTGGAGAGAGGATCACCAACAGCCCATCTTTGGAGTGGCCATGAATCACCATCTGGATGATCCACGTGTGTTTGCCACTGTGGGCAACAACAGAGTGACTGTCTACGAGGCTTTGAGTAACGGGGATGTGAAACTCCTTCAAAGCTACGCGGATCCAGACGCAGATGAAAACTTTTACTCAGTGGCTTGGTCCTATGATCCCTCTGATGGAAAACCTCTTTTAGCGGCCGCTGGCTCACGAGGCATCATTCGAGTCTTTAGTCCCGCCACCATGAATTGCCTCAAACATTATGTGGGACATGGACAATGCATCAATGAGCTCAAATTTCACCCTAAGGACCCTTGTCTCCTCCTCTCTGTCTCAAAGGATCACAACCTTCGTCTCTGGAACATCAAAACGGATCATTGCATTGCCATCTTTGGTGGGGTTGAAGGGCATCGAGATGAGGTTTTAAGTGCGGATTTTGATCGCTCTGGCGAATATATCATGTCTTGTGGGATGGATCATTCCCTCAAGTTGTGGGACTTTAACACTGATCATCTCAAAAAGGCCGTTAAGCTCTCCTATACACACAACAcacaaaagttgaaaaagaaCTTTCCAACAGAGCTCTGTCATTTCCCTCTCTTCTCTACCCGTGATATTCATCGCAATTATGTGGACTGCTGTCGTTGGTTTGGAAACTTTATTCTCTCAAAATCATGTGAAAATACGATTGTCTGTTGGAAACCCGGACCTCTGGATTCCATCTCCATCAAACCTATTAATAACAAAGTCAGCATCATTCACAAATTTGACTTTAAGGATAATGATATCTGGTTTGTACGTTTCTCGATGGATGCGGATCAGAATCTCTTAGCTCTTGGAAATCAAGTAGGCAAAACTTATATATGGGACCTGGATGTGGAAGATCCCTCCAGCACCAAGTTTACAGTACTATCTCATCCTAAATGCAATGTCGCCATTAGACAAACTTCATTCAGCAAAGATGGGGATATTTGTATATGTGGATGCGATGATGGAACGATCTGGAGATGGGATCGGCAGAACAGTGTTTGA